The proteins below come from a single Aegilops tauschii subsp. strangulata cultivar AL8/78 chromosome 6, Aet v6.0, whole genome shotgun sequence genomic window:
- the LOC109774657 gene encoding uncharacterized protein isoform X1 produces the protein MLKALPARFLVSPEPGGRRRSPRPRSLRPISAALMTNPAYFEVGRLLGSYGFMNITSYSSSQSGGFPNDAVNQDLSLGYSPEEIERLRVQDVGEGQVKIRLYEGRVVQGPLKGTQTVFKVYPGAIAGASEANLMALNELRTHAFLQSDARDICENIQFLLGAFETATGEQWLAFRDDGRYSAADYAKITSERQLKERPNFWNPYDRAYKLELRKYFVLRLLNGAMCGLVHMHNHDRLHQSLGPSSVVLNTVAEKNGYYLLPQLRDLAFSVDIGYSSMGVGALSDGLWRRASAAGASTPLEKRAFGVADDIYGAGLLIAYMAFIPFCKAGIMDGISLQRLLENTFRLDIYAAREYCLEDDKLSEAVNFLDLGDGAGWELLQAMLNPDYRKRPIAEAVLNHRFITGALL, from the exons ATGCTGAAGGCTCTCCCCGCGCGCTTCCTCGTCTCGCCGGAGCCCGGGGGGCGGCGCCGGAGCCCTCGCCCACGATCTCTACGGCCGATTTCGGCGGCGCTGATGACCAACCCCGCGTACTTCGAGGTCGGCAGATTATTGGGTAGCTATGGCTTCATGAACATCACAAG CTATTCATCTTCTCAGTCTGGAGGGTTTCCAAACGATGCTGTTAATCAAGACCTTAGTCTTGGATATTCACCGGAAGAGATTGAGCGATTAAGAGTCCAAGATGTTGGAgaaggacaagtgaaaattag ACTGTACGAGGGAAGAGTGGTGCAAGGTCCATTGAAGGGCACACAAACTGTATTTAAG GTATACCCTGGAGCTATTGCTGGTGCTTCTGAAGCTAATTTGATGGCACTGAATGAGCTGAGGACTCATGCTTTTCTTCAG AGTGATGCAAGGGATATCTGTGAGAACATTCAGTTTCTGTTAGGAGCATTTGAGACAGCTACTGGAGAGCAG TGGCTTGCTTTCCGCGATGATGGGAGATACAGTGCTGCAGACTATGCAAAAATAACCAGTGAAAGGCAGTTGAAGGAACGGCCTAATTTTTGGAATCCCTATGATCGTGCATACAAATTGGAACTGAGGAAATATTTTGTCCTTAGGCTGCTTAATGGAGCTATGTGTGGCCTTGTCCACATGCATAATCATGATAGACTGCACCAAAGCCTTGGCCCCTCTTCTGTTGTTCTCAA CACTGTTGCAGAGAAAAATGGATACTATTTACTTCCACAGCTCCGTGATTTGGCATTTTCTGTAGATATCGG GTATTCGTCTATGGGGGTTGGAGCTTTGTCAGATGGTCTTTGGCGTCGAGCATCTGCTGCTGGAGCATCAACTCCTTTGGAGAAGCGAGCTTTTGGAGTAGCTGATGACAT ATATGGAGCTGGGTTGCTTATTGCATACATGGCATTTATTCCGTTTTGCAAAGCAGGCATTATGGATGGCATTTCCTTGCAG AGGCTCTTGGAGAACACTTTCCGTCTCGACATTTATGCTGCAAGAGA GTATTGCCTGGAAGATGATAAATTGTCGGAAGCTGTAAACTTTCTAGATTTAGGTGATGGTGCCGGCTGGGAGTTGCTGCAG GCAATGCTTAATCCAGATTACCGTAAAAGACCAATTGCTGAGGCTGTACTGAACCATAGGTTTATTACAGGGGCTCTATTGTAG
- the LOC109774657 gene encoding uncharacterized protein isoform X2: protein MLKALPARFLVSPEPGGRRRSPRPRSLRPISAALMTNPAYFEVGRLLGSYGFMNITSYSSSQSGGFPNDAVNQDLSLGYSPEEIERLRVQDVGEGQVKIRLYEGRVVQGPLKGTQTVFKVYPGAIAGASEANLMALNELRTHAFLQSDARDICENIQFLLGAFETATGEQWLAFRDDGRYSAADYAKITSERQLKERPNFWNPYDRAYKLELRKYFVLRLLNGAMCGLVHMHNHDRLHQSLGPSSVVLNTVAEKNGYYLLPQLRDLAFSVDIGYSSMGVGALSDGLWRRASAAGASTPLEKRAFGVADDIGSWRTLSVSTFMLQESIAWKMINCRKL, encoded by the exons ATGCTGAAGGCTCTCCCCGCGCGCTTCCTCGTCTCGCCGGAGCCCGGGGGGCGGCGCCGGAGCCCTCGCCCACGATCTCTACGGCCGATTTCGGCGGCGCTGATGACCAACCCCGCGTACTTCGAGGTCGGCAGATTATTGGGTAGCTATGGCTTCATGAACATCACAAG CTATTCATCTTCTCAGTCTGGAGGGTTTCCAAACGATGCTGTTAATCAAGACCTTAGTCTTGGATATTCACCGGAAGAGATTGAGCGATTAAGAGTCCAAGATGTTGGAgaaggacaagtgaaaattag ACTGTACGAGGGAAGAGTGGTGCAAGGTCCATTGAAGGGCACACAAACTGTATTTAAG GTATACCCTGGAGCTATTGCTGGTGCTTCTGAAGCTAATTTGATGGCACTGAATGAGCTGAGGACTCATGCTTTTCTTCAG AGTGATGCAAGGGATATCTGTGAGAACATTCAGTTTCTGTTAGGAGCATTTGAGACAGCTACTGGAGAGCAG TGGCTTGCTTTCCGCGATGATGGGAGATACAGTGCTGCAGACTATGCAAAAATAACCAGTGAAAGGCAGTTGAAGGAACGGCCTAATTTTTGGAATCCCTATGATCGTGCATACAAATTGGAACTGAGGAAATATTTTGTCCTTAGGCTGCTTAATGGAGCTATGTGTGGCCTTGTCCACATGCATAATCATGATAGACTGCACCAAAGCCTTGGCCCCTCTTCTGTTGTTCTCAA CACTGTTGCAGAGAAAAATGGATACTATTTACTTCCACAGCTCCGTGATTTGGCATTTTCTGTAGATATCGG GTATTCGTCTATGGGGGTTGGAGCTTTGTCAGATGGTCTTTGGCGTCGAGCATCTGCTGCTGGAGCATCAACTCCTTTGGAGAAGCGAGCTTTTGGAGTAGCTGATGACAT AGGCTCTTGGAGAACACTTTCCGTCTCGACATTTATGCTGCAAGAGA GTATTGCCTGGAAGATGATAAATTGTCGGAAGCTGTAA
- the LOC109774671 gene encoding uncharacterized protein — MLPHRRGSSGYGDVRARPSGAFYAEMRLGLGMFDTAHEGARAYDATALRLWRPRREMNFPEVATRELAQKLAPPRLVTDEDRHDNRRRERRLSITEMDEEAMAVWGQRFPEDVVNKREFYTQRRVERWAERAAYHEDMHTRKAAALFNIELKEASTWDSDDERWIVAFIPTSEWEEDTTES; from the coding sequence aTGCTGCCACACCGCCGGGGAAGTTCGGGCTACGGCGACGTccgtgcgcgcccctccggcgCCTTCTATGCTGAGATGCGCCTCGGCCTAGGCATGTTCGACACCGCCCACGAGggcgcccgcgcgtacgacgcgacAGCGTTGCGCCTCTGGCGGCCTCGTAGGGAGATGAACTTCCCCGAGGTGGCGACGCGGGAGCTGGCGCAGAAGCTCGCACCTCCCCGGCTTGTCACCGACGAGGACCGTcacgacaaccggaggcgggagcgcCGCCTCAGCATCACTGAGATGGATGAGGAGGCCATGGCGGTGTGGGGCCAACGCTTCCCGGAGGACGTCGTCAACAAGCGCGAATTCTACACGCAAAGGAGGGTGGAGAGGTGGGCGGAGCGAGCAGCCTATCACGAGGACATGCATACGAGGAAGGCGGCCGCGCTCTTCAACATCGAGCTCAAAGAAGCGTCGACCTGGGACTCCGACGATGAACGGTGGATTGTCGCCTTCATTCCGACGTCGGAGTGGGAGGAGGACACCACCGAGTCATAg
- the LOC109774681 gene encoding myb-related protein Zm1 codes for MGRGRAPCCAKVGLNRGSWTPQEDMRLIAYIQKHGHANWRALPRQAGLLRCGKSCRLRWINYLRPDLRRGNFTAEEEATVIKLHALLGNKWSKIAACLPGRTDNEIKNVWNTHLKKRASEQKPGVGESKGEAADGDPDTPVPSLSSASSSMTSSEGSNGGAGEQCGTSNDPETMDVPSPLELELEPVMDILDMLADAPTEALATAAPMPTSSCSSSSLTTCAGGGGGVEELLELPDIDMDADIWSIIDDDIARLQQGDATVPCTTKASQEEEGNEWWLQDLEKELGLWGPTEESQPQAGPHDQIGYPGQLSETEGDMVMVSSHPQSRSDHEASNSE; via the exons ATGGGGCGAGGCAGGGCACCGTGCTGCGCCAAGGTCGGGCTCAACAGGGGCTCCTGGACGCCGCAGGAGGACATGCGCCTCATCGCCTACATCCAGAAGCACGGCCACGCCAACTGGCGCGCCCTCCCGAGGCAGGCGGGCCTGCTGCGCTGCGGGAAGAGCTGCCGGCTCCGGTGGATCAACTACCTGCGCCCCGACCTCCGGCGCGGCAACTTCACCGCCGAGGAGGAGGCCACCGTCATCAAGCTGCACGCCTTGCTCGGCAACAA GTGGTCCAAGATCGCGGCGTGCCTGCCCGGGAGGACGGACAACGAGATCAAGAACGTCTGGAACACGCACCTGAAGAAGAGGGCGTCGGAGCAGAAGCCAGGCGTTGGCGAGAGCAAGGGCGAGGCGGCCGACGGAGACCCCGACACGCCCGTCCCTTCGTTGTCTTCGGCGTCCTCGTCGATGACGAGCAGCGAGGGATCCAACGGCGGCGCCGGGGAGCAGTGCGGCACGAGCAACGATCCCGAGACGATGGACGTACCATCCCCTCTCGAGCTGGAGCTCGAGCCAGTCATGGACATCCTGGACATGCTGGCCGACGCGCCCACGGAGGCGCTCGCGACGGCGGCGCCAATGCCAACGTCTTCGTGCTCGTCGTCCTCCCTGACGACGTGcgccgggggcggcggcggggtggaggAGCTGCTCGAGCTGCCGGACATCGACATGGACGCTGACATCTGGAGCATCATCGATGACGATATCGCGCGCCTACAACAAGGCGATGCAACAGTGCCATGTACGACCAAGGCCAGCCAAGAAGAGGAGGGAAACGAGTGGTGGTTGCAGGATCTGGAGAAGGAACTCGGCCTGTGGGGGCCCACGGAGGAATCCCAGCCCCAGGCGGGCCCACACGACCAGATAGGCTACCCGGGCCAACTCTCCGAAACGGAGGGGGACATGGTGATGGTATCCTCCCACCCACAGTCCAGATCGGATCATGAGGCGTCCAATTCTGAATAG